tttacatttgacttgaatatttgggttggttttagcaAATGTCCCTTTAAATGAAGCTAAAAATGACCATTAGATTGCATAAGGGAGCAATCTCTACTTTtagatttgatttttattttcctataaaaaaaatgCGGACATCAATGAAGACAAAAAAGTTGGTTtgctattaattatatatatatagattctatgaTAAACTCTACTCTAAATTTTCCAAAATAGAAAGAAATGATATgatttgaccccaaaaaaaggaagaaatgaTATGTTATCTTTTTCGTTCATGCATTTGTTTGTTTCTCCATTTGTTGGCTAGATTTGGTTCATGCATTAGTTGACCAACAACAAAAGGGACAACAAAAGGGTGTACGTATATATATGTTAGGGTTTGTGTTAGAAGATAAGGAATAGAACAAACAACTACAAACAAGGGACAACAAAAGGGTGTACGCAACTTCTGACATCTTATGgccagaaaaagaaaaagatccgGTGATGGTATCAACACACCTCTGGATCTAACCGTAGAGATCCTCCACAGACTTCCAGCAAAGTCCCTCGCGAGGACCCGATGCGTCTCTAAGCAATGGAGAACTATTATCGACGACTACATAGTCAAAAACTCCGTCGTGACTCGGTCTTTGAGTCAACCCTCGCCTGATGCTCCACACTTCATATTGGATACTTTGTTAGACTGTGGTGTGGTCTTCTCGTACACTTACTCTCGTCAAATTAGAAGCGAAAGAAACCAAATCGTAGAGAAAATGTTTGCCATGACCGCAACAGCGAGAGAGTTTCAATACGTTCGCGGCTTGATCGGGTTTTGGTCATGTACTCGTGGTCAGTTCACGTTGCACAACCCTACCACAAGGCGTTCTGTTCCCTTACCCGATACAGGTATACCCCCAAGGCGGTTCTACTTATTCGGGTACGACCCGATGAGGAATCAGTACAAAGTAGCGTGCATAGCAAGGCCAACAAGTGAGCCGGAGCAGTCTTATAAAGTTTTCACGTTGGGAGATCTCGGAAAGGAGTGGAGGAATATCAAATGCTGCATCGAACGTCACAGTCCATTCGGAACTGCAGTTTGCATCGGAGGGACAATCTATTACACAGCAAAGGCGGAGAATCAGAGAAATGTTATCATTAGCTTCAATGTTGTGTCTGAGAAGTTTAGTCATGTATTTCAGGTTCCGGAAAAATTAAATGTAAGGTATGGAAAATCATCTCTTGTAGACTACCAAGGGAAGTTAGGATGCATATGTTACAACTACCTCAACAATGAGGATatggatgtgtgggttatggagAATGCGGAGAAGCAAGAGTGGTCGAAGATTACACACATGGCTGTGCTTCAAGGAATACCAAGATCTATGTGCAGATTTGGTGTGACACATCCTGGTGGTGAAATCGTTATAGTcccttatttttattattacttaGGGTCAGAGGGTTATTACTATAATCCAAACATAAATAGTCGTAGAAGTTTTGTAATCCAGTCACCAAGGTTAGGAGGCACTGATCTCGTTAGGATCTGGCCTGTCACGGATCCTGTTGAGAATATTATGTCTTTGATGTAATTCTTGCTTCGGttgaaattttttcaatattaataatatcattgTGGTCGAGTTATAATGACTGAAACACAAGTTAAATATAATTCCTCTATTGAGGGAATGAGGGTATGTAGTCGGGTTCTTTTTTTTCACGTTAATAAGGTTATCTAATGATGATCGGAATAGAACAGAAGTAGAGTCATAAATAACATAGAAGATAAAATATTGTCTTATTAGTAATAAACTATCTTTTGTTCGTTATAAACTCTATGGTTtgcattcttgtttattaattGTGTTAGCATTATTTATTGAATAATGTTTAAACAAGATGATATAGGAAAATGCGAAATTGTTGGGGAAAATAGttatgttctttttttatttgcattatTGTTCATTTCTTTGGTATTAGGAAAAGCAGTCATAGTTGGGTAGAGCTGTAAACTGGGCGAGCCCATGTCCATTAGCCCATATCTATTTGTCCATTCATTGTTTGTGGACAGCAAAGTGATCATGTCCATTAAGAACCATGTCCATTAAAGACCATACCCACTAACACCCATATTTTTATGGGCTGCCATGGGGTCCATAATgaccatataagaaaattttaaattttaatttataagcatacaattatatataaaagttcataaaattaaaattcatccataaattcAAAAGTACAACAATACATAAGTTCATAAATACAACAAttacggttttggtgggaaaaattgattttgcagttttggcggaaaaactcgattttgcagttttgacggaaaaactcgattttgcagttttgacggaaaaactcgatttttcagttttggcggaaaaaactcatttttgcggttttggcggaaaactcgattttttgattttggcagagaaactcgatttttcggttttgccaTGGGGTCTATAATgaccatataagaaaattttaatttataagcaTACAATTACATATAcaagttcataaaattaaaattcatccataaattcATAAGTACAATAATACATAAGTTCATAAGTACAAcaatttcggttttggcgagaaaaatcgattttgcggttttggcagaaaaactcgattttccggttttagcggaaaaattcgattttgcgttttgaagaaaaactcgattttctggTTCTGACGGgaaaatttgatattaaaatttaagcgaaaaaatcgattttacgaGTTTAGCggaaaaacttaaattttataaaccttAGGTTTTGTGACCATTGGACAGTCCACGTCCATAAAGCCCAAAATCAATAAAGACCATTTTCTTAATGGTCTTCCACATTTTGTCCAATGAAAACTAATGGGAAAAATGGGTTTGTCCATATTAAGCCCGTTTGTATATGGACATGGACAACCATTGGACGGCCCGCCCATTTGACACCTCTATAGTTGGGATCTTAGCCAGTGGCGGATCTAGATCAAGAATTGATCAGGGGCAAAACTATGGTCCAAGACTTGAAGACCATGGAAGAATCAGCTAGACATTGGTCTAAGGCACAACTTAATGGACTGAAATGGACTCAAGAAGGGTCTAATGGAATGAAAGGTGATCTAATAGGCTCCATGAAATTTTAGACCGAGAGAAGATAAAATCCTTTATAGAGTGTGGAGCAACAATAACTGAttatgaaatgttatatatggaCAAACGTGTTTGGACAGAAAATGGACATGGTCAGGGCGCTCCGGTATGATCGAGAAATGAGATAGCCGAACCCGAAATGAGCAAGaaatgagtgtgaaatggatGATGAATGTCCGGATCTGGAAATGGACCAACAATAACACTTTTATCAACTAAATGAGCTTGGGGAACGATCTGGTTGGATCAGAATGACAATGGGGCGGACCTAATAAGGACTTGCTCGAACAAGGGGCTTATCAACCCATGAAGACAAAAGATCCACAACCATGGCTCAACTCTTGGCCGAATTTGTTTTaattgtatataatttattttattaatgtgtACACCACTTAGGATTAGATTTGTATTCTTAAACCAACTAAAAaatagaattagggttttgtttTCACTAATCACGTTGATGTAGGATTAGGGTTTCAGTTTTTTTGAGCTTAAACTAAAGTGTACCCACAACCTGAATCAAGCAATAAACTATTTCCAGTCAAAATTCCTCCTTTGGAGAAACGTTACCTTTGTTCAGCCTTGAACATTACCTTCACATTAAAGAGAGTGATCTCTCATGAACCATCCATGGCATAACTAAGCAGGGTGATCATGTGTCATAAGAGTAGCATATCGTTCTGAGAGCATCCCATAGCTCTATGGTGAAGTTCACAATCCATCCAAGATTGATAGTATCCTCTTGATCCCTTCACCCACGCCTACTCAAGTGTTCCAGGGAAAGAAGCCtaagccctttctcaaaaaaaaaaaaaaaagcctatCAAAGGTGGCACaaaatggtatcagagccacttgaaGGTTAGGGTTTGTATTCTTATTCTTGTTTCAGAAAAAataatctatctatctatctatcttaaACACTTTCTTCTCTGTCTATATTTTGTAAGACAAACCAAGACATCGTTTGAATGGaaatagaaagaaaataaagttcAGAAGAAACGAGAACAGAGATCAAACgatccaaaaagaaaaacaaagaaaatgcgTAGGAGAAATCGGGTTAGGACAGGTCAATCGGTTTGACACCAAAAATCCTTCGGTCTACCTATCTTCTTTCTGTTTTGGGTTAGGATTTCTAGATCTAAAGTGATTGGAATCTTGCTCAAGGCTAGACTCTCAAGGAAGAACAATAAAACTTGAGTAACTACTTACAAACCGAGAGAAAGAGAGTTATTTTCTGTAATCAGTTTGTTTAAGTATTTTTCAGGTAGCAAGATATATGGATCAGACAGGAGGAGACGTCGTGAGAAGGAATTAGTCTATAGCCATTTTAACTCAGTGACAAAAGTAGCTCTAGAAAGAAGAGTAAAATCTTTAAGAAAAGGAGATGCAAATGCTTTTGATGAGTTTGATTGTTTGCAGGAATGACCACGACCATGATGGTTGTTGGAGAGGAGAAGAGATCAGACTAGGTCTGCCAGAAAGGAACTAAAGGCTTATTATGTTAATATTtgcattaattaatatttactatGATTATCTAATTGAtgttagaaaaaatattttaatttaatatctcAATATATTATGCCTACTCCATTTATGTCTACCACTACATTTAATTACACGAACCAAAAAattgttaaacaaaaaaaaaaattgtaaaacacATCAATTATCCTCTCAATCCTTCGTCTATCATATTTCACGTTGTATAATAAACGCAACAAATTAAATCGGCCACTACAATTAATAACACAAACCACTTATTCTTTGCATGCCCATACAAAGTTATACGCTTTGGCTCCGTGTTGCTGGGAACCTCTTTGGAACAGATCGAGATCCTGACTGGGACTGGGATAACACCATGACTTGTCTTCTTATGAGCACCTACGACAGGCTTACGTTTATTCTCTTTAGGCTTGTACTGAAGGTTACGATATTACATTTGGGGCGGGTGAACTGACAGAAAGCATAATAACATCTCAAAGCCGGTTGATCATATTGCTAGGATGGTGGACACAGCGGTTCGAAATTGTATCACCTCCACTGGTTACTAACTGCGACCAAAGCTGCAAGGTTTGATGAGAAGATGGTTTGAAACTCATTTCGCTTAACGTTTTGTCTCTACCTTATTATTTGCACTATAAATATTTACtttgtacatatatatttttggggtgatcaataaatttgaatttcatcaaaaaatagtattatatgtttgtcaaaaatataaattaaaaatagagtATTATATGCTTTTAAAAAAAGTGTTACTTACATGAAATATTCTCTCAGCTCTCTATATGTCATTCATGTTAATAAAGAGACACCGGTACATAACCGATTGCACTTTTAAAATAGTAATGGACTAGGTGATTATCTGTGCATGTGCGCGGgatcaaatatatattctaataattGTTGAATACTGACATTGATCGTTCAACCATATTTATATCGCGTCATATAAGCCCACAAATGTATAGACTATAGAGTCATAGAACTTTAATTTAAAGTCGCGAGTGATGTCAAAAAAACTGTTGAGTATCGGACCAGGTTTGTTGATGTTTTGTTTTACGTAAAGCCGTATTAATTTACGTTGGGCTTACATAACAAAGCGGTACTCAGTCTGCTCTCTGCCGAAAAATACTACTATCAAAAAGAGAACATCAAAAGTATCGACGAAAAGAGAAAAGGAGATTAAGTTATCGATCGGTTGAGTTATTTCGATTGTGTCTACACATGTAATTTCAGTTTTGAGTCTTTAAATCTTTGTCTTTTTGATCTATTATTTGTTTACTcacgtttgttttttttatctgttttaattttatgtatgcATTCTCGAAACACATGAGCTTCAATTGATTCTCCAAGTGTGATAGTTGCAACAAAGACTGATTGGACTTATTTAAATAACTTCAATGTCggatacatataaaaaaagaaaagttttgaAGAACATCGACAACAACACATATCACATGTTagtattcaaatcaaaattgaaCTTTGTTATAGAATAATAAATGGAGAATGtgtcaaatatgactcaaaagttgattttaaatgcaaaagtatacacaaacttgaatcaaatgtaaAGGTAACCCAAAAGTCTTGTGAAATTACAACCATCCCCTTATGACcgaacaaaaaaacagaatttaTTTTACGAATATAACCCCATAAATTCTTATGAGATTTTGTAAGTCTTCTGAAGTTTTGTAAGTCTTGAAGACTTCCGGTAAGTCTTCTCATATAATAGATCTTAAaggtaatttataaattttgtaaaaaatattttgatcggAAAagaattgaaatcatgtaattgtAAACAGTtgtaagtgatataaattaagatataataaaattgaattgttttcaacatagatgagtggaagtagtgagtcatgatattcctTGGTTTAGAGTTTGGCAACATAtattgtagtattgtatgtattcttagggttagattttggaagcttaagatttattttaaaaaagttgatCTATATGtatttagttttgtgtatattttaaACACTTTTTGAGTTgtatttaagttttataaattatttgtttctatttagttaattatttgAGTTCATGCTATATGTAGGGTCAAGACGACTTCCAAAAAGTCTTCTTCTTGTGTTTTTTACATTAGAATACTTTATGGAAGTCTTCTGagttaaaaatattgaagtgTTCTtattcccgctaaaaatattttagtttcccgcctaaacattaaattaatttattttgtcaaaaaaatattaaactaaaaatataaaactaaaaaactaaAGTTTCTTTTCGACCCGAGATAAAAATCTTTGTCtcataaactttttttgttctctctctctctctccctcgtcGTCTTCCGTGTTAGCCGTCTAtcgaaaaatataaactaaaaaactaaaactCAAAACCCTAGTTTCTTTTCGACCCCAGAAAAAAATCTCTGTCTcataaaatttttttgttctctctctatctccctCTTCgtcttccgtgtaagtcgtctatcgaa
The sequence above is drawn from the Brassica napus cultivar Da-Ae chromosome A8, Da-Ae, whole genome shotgun sequence genome and encodes:
- the LOC125577427 gene encoding putative F-box protein At1g32420 codes for the protein MARKRKRSGDGINTPLDLTVEILHRLPAKSLARTRCVSKQWRTIIDDYIVKNSVVTRSLSQPSPDAPHFILDTLLDCGVVFSYTYSRQIRSERNQIVEKMFAMTATAREFQYVRGLIGFWSCTRGQFTLHNPTTRRSVPLPDTGIPPRRFYLFGYDPMRNQYKVACIARPTSEPEQSYKVFTLGDLGKEWRNIKCCIERHSPFGTAVCIGGTIYYTAKAENQRNVIISFNVVSEKFSHVFQVPEKLNVRYGKSSLVDYQGKLGCICYNYLNNEDMDVWVMENAEKQEWSKITHMAVLQGIPRSMCRFGVTHPGGEIVIVPYFYYYLGSEGYYYNPNINSRRSFVIQSPRLGGTDLVRIWPVTDPVENIMSLM